One stretch of Clavelina lepadiformis chromosome 6, kaClaLepa1.1, whole genome shotgun sequence DNA includes these proteins:
- the LOC143462309 gene encoding uncharacterized protein LOC143462309 isoform X2 has product MIVLEIILAIFAFSLAGAWGAGEECFTHVLCQDEDDIFPCSQRDLICCISASGGLILAQVGKKCCQHAVNPVYSPTLEMCNDTEVLQRGIHPFLDQCGPTKTFHISKQKCTPRLYNTYQVEDKETGTVDPTDCATGESNCCCGQLIGSTHLCGRRGPVKKRSPDDDDICFTHLRTTILDITYNSKTHACVNHTVMAYPFGQTEVCGGKFFYNPIQDTCCAGVLYRGLSRGYICCGVALHKQNNNLKCRGKEYVKMKTRTREPERINSYFFLVGKGSRRNCKYKGTLITPETHPMRAGFENIQENFTLKLKGQEERCDLKPKRLYTITTTKTIGAKDNLLVLDGNMKDVHELPQKLRSHMKRLLRTDPKHTSHL; this is encoded by the exons ATGATAGTTCTGGAAATTATTTTAGCAATTTTTGCTTTCAGCCTTGCAG GTGCATGGGGCGCAGGAGAAGAATGTTTCACGCACGTCTTGTGTCAAGATGAAGATGACATATTTCCCTGCTCCCAAAGGGACTTGATTTGTTGCATTTCTGCAAGTGGCGGGCTTATTCTCGCCCAAGTCGGCAAGAAGTGCTGTCAAC ATGCTGTAAATCCTGTTTATTCTCCTACGTTGGAAATGTGCAACGACACTGAAGTATTACAGCGTGGAATCCATCCGTTTTTGGACCAATGCGGTCCCACCAAGACCTTTCACATTTCCAAGCAAAAATGTACTCCACGACTTTACAACACATACCAAGTTGAAG ATAAAGAAACGGGAACCGTTGACCCAACGGATTGCGCAACTGGAGAATCAAATTGTTGCTGCGGGCAATTGATTGGATCAACCCATTTGTGTGGTCGGCGGGGACCGGTTAAGAAGAGAAGTCCAGATGATGACGACATTTGCTTCACACACCTACGGACCACAATCCTTGACATCACGTACAATTCCAAAACTCAT GCTTGTGTAAACCACACAGTTATGGCTTATCCATTCGGTCAAACTGAGGTTTGTGgtggtaaatttttttacaatccCATCCAGGATACATGCTGCGCCGGTGTTTTATATCGGGGACTAAGCCGTGGTTATATTTGCTGTGGCGTGGCTTTGCATAAGCAAAACAACAACCTCAA ATGCAGGGGAAAGGAATACgtcaaaatgaaaacaagGACACGTGAACCGGAGAGAATCAATTCTTACTTCTTTCTGGTCGGGAAAGGAAGTAGAAGAAACTGTAAATACAAGGGAACTCTAATAACCCCTGAAACTCATCCAATGCGAGCTGGTTTCGAAAACATTCAAGAAAACTTCACGTTAAAACTCAAAGGACAAGAGGAACGATGCGACTTAAAGCCAAAGAGACTCTACACGATCACCACTACAAAGACTATAGGCGCAAAGGATAATCTCCTTGTGTTGGATGGCAACATGAAGGACGTCCATGAGCTACCTCAAAAATTGAGGAGCCATATGAAACGGTTACTTAGAACAGACCCCAAACACACATCGCACTTATAA
- the LOC143462309 gene encoding uncharacterized protein LOC143462309 isoform X1, translated as MAQRIQLFIILMCLLVEQLPGAWGAGEECFTHVLCQDEDDIFPCSQRDLICCISASGGLILAQVGKKCCQHAVNPVYSPTLEMCNDTEVLQRGIHPFLDQCGPTKTFHISKQKCTPRLYNTYQVEDKETGTVDPTDCATGESNCCCGQLIGSTHLCGRRGPVKKRSPDDDDICFTHLRTTILDITYNSKTHACVNHTVMAYPFGQTEVCGGKFFYNPIQDTCCAGVLYRGLSRGYICCGVALHKQNNNLKCRGKEYVKMKTRTREPERINSYFFLVGKGSRRNCKYKGTLITPETHPMRAGFENIQENFTLKLKGQEERCDLKPKRLYTITTTKTIGAKDNLLVLDGNMKDVHELPQKLRSHMKRLLRTDPKHTSHL; from the exons ATGGCCCAACGAATTCAATTGTTTATAATACTGATGTGCTTACTTGTAGAACAGTTGCCAG GTGCATGGGGCGCAGGAGAAGAATGTTTCACGCACGTCTTGTGTCAAGATGAAGATGACATATTTCCCTGCTCCCAAAGGGACTTGATTTGTTGCATTTCTGCAAGTGGCGGGCTTATTCTCGCCCAAGTCGGCAAGAAGTGCTGTCAAC ATGCTGTAAATCCTGTTTATTCTCCTACGTTGGAAATGTGCAACGACACTGAAGTATTACAGCGTGGAATCCATCCGTTTTTGGACCAATGCGGTCCCACCAAGACCTTTCACATTTCCAAGCAAAAATGTACTCCACGACTTTACAACACATACCAAGTTGAAG ATAAAGAAACGGGAACCGTTGACCCAACGGATTGCGCAACTGGAGAATCAAATTGTTGCTGCGGGCAATTGATTGGATCAACCCATTTGTGTGGTCGGCGGGGACCGGTTAAGAAGAGAAGTCCAGATGATGACGACATTTGCTTCACACACCTACGGACCACAATCCTTGACATCACGTACAATTCCAAAACTCAT GCTTGTGTAAACCACACAGTTATGGCTTATCCATTCGGTCAAACTGAGGTTTGTGgtggtaaatttttttacaatccCATCCAGGATACATGCTGCGCCGGTGTTTTATATCGGGGACTAAGCCGTGGTTATATTTGCTGTGGCGTGGCTTTGCATAAGCAAAACAACAACCTCAA ATGCAGGGGAAAGGAATACgtcaaaatgaaaacaagGACACGTGAACCGGAGAGAATCAATTCTTACTTCTTTCTGGTCGGGAAAGGAAGTAGAAGAAACTGTAAATACAAGGGAACTCTAATAACCCCTGAAACTCATCCAATGCGAGCTGGTTTCGAAAACATTCAAGAAAACTTCACGTTAAAACTCAAAGGACAAGAGGAACGATGCGACTTAAAGCCAAAGAGACTCTACACGATCACCACTACAAAGACTATAGGCGCAAAGGATAATCTCCTTGTGTTGGATGGCAACATGAAGGACGTCCATGAGCTACCTCAAAAATTGAGGAGCCATATGAAACGGTTACTTAGAACAGACCCCAAACACACATCGCACTTATAA
- the LOC143463161 gene encoding uncharacterized protein LOC143463161 → MLTTLDNKCDSNVERQCHETEDPSSEKKLNLFLRSQKQLWPTRKTNLFHAMQTVNALRITLNSRKKTPPSLLVSYNEAGTMKTFIVADSIHVRCNNVSRVVLGYLMQLIGCYYA, encoded by the exons ATGCTAACCACACTAGACAACAAATGTGACAGCAATGTTGAGCGGCAATGCCATGAGACTGAG GATCCATCATCAGAGAAAAAACTTAATCTCTTTTTGAggtcacaaaaacaactttggcCGACCcgcaaaacaaatctttttcatgCAATGCAGACTGTTAAT gcaTTACGGATTACTTTAAACTCCAGAAAGAAAACACCGCcaagtttgcttgtttctTACAACGAAGCCGGAACCATGAAAACATTCATTGTTGCTGATTCAATCCACGTCAGATGTAACAACGTTTCGAGGGTGGTGTTAGGCTATTTAATGCAACTTATCGGTTGTTATTATGCTTAG
- the LOC143462353 gene encoding uncharacterized protein LOC143462353 isoform X1, producing MVVTTYLVGTILILSLGFSLAGPATIILPECKGLYCTFSNGTNFICELQGLQCCWNQEQNVHAVVPYSSGHRCCPGIAERYNVLTHICLSGEIVEKNGPNESVCAFTQRYDTNTEECCLKNFTDGQVHLKSFGGTCCNEKYLTDPQLNCCQGVIYNVTKQACCKSGDGDGDYTLHNNFNACCLNVPYNSAVQYCGDYGVQEKDQTEIRQCNGRAYDPIRELCCSDVLANIGTHLCHWPTGTLVLKSSLHHDKLCRTRHGLQSYRSETGSGEIQVCIDGVGLVILAQGEDICYDAPNHKFNTSIDLCCAKEIYYRNGKQNGKQCCANGTSAYNPTMETCCPNNRITNIPEQYGRCCGMAGYDSRTHTCKDGEIVEDECAAMGKHLQPKDCTLSEQKIHILNQKFHKNGLYVYIATVTGQPTETGLGKRQVRRWKLDDVEQFTNKRKKMTLVPPKGKKFSLTAKKCQCPYELVPGERYIFWSEKKFKGRKGLILNAMQTGYKKSFDAVMPLSQAEHLGRIFEIFFSA from the exons ATGGTTGTCACAACTTATCTTGTTGGAACAATTCTTATTCTGAGTCTAG GTTTTTCCTTAGCTGGGCCAGCGACCATTATACTACCGGAATGTAAAGGATTATATTGCACATTCAGCAACGGCACAAATTTTATCTGTGAATTACAAGGATTGCAATGCTGTTGGAACCAGGAACAAAATGTCCACGCAGTTGTCCCATATTCCAGCGGTCATAGATGTTGTCCCG GAATTGCGGAAAGGTATAATGTGCTCACCCATATTTGTTTAAGTGGAGAAATTGTAGAAAAAAATGGCCCGAATGAGAGTGTTTGTGCTTTTACTCAACGTTATGATACAAACACAGAAGaatgttgtttgaaaaactttaCAGATGGACAGGTTCACTTAAAAT CATTTGGTGGGACTTGctgcaatgaaaaatatttaactgaTCCTCAATTAAACTGCTGTCAAGGTGTCATCTACAACGTGACAAAGCAAGCCTGCTGTAAATCCGGTGACGGTGACGGTGACTACACTTTGCACAACAATTTCAACGCTTGTTGCTTGAACGTTCCTTATAACAGTGCAGTTCAGTACTGTGGTGATTATGGTGTACAGGAAAAAG ATCAAACTGAAATAAGGCAATGCAACGGAAGAGCCTATGATCCAATCAGAGAGTTATGCTGCAGCGATGTATTGGCAAACATCGGTACCCACCTTTGCCATTGGCCTACCGGTACTTTGGTGCTTAAATCAAGTCTTCATCACGACAAACTGTGCCGTACTCGCCATGGACTGCAGTCCTACCGCTCTGAAACTGGAAGCGGAGAGATCCAG GTTTGTATTGATGGAGTAGGGCTGGTGATACTAGCACAAGGTGAAGACATCTGCTACGACGCACCAAACCATAAGTTCAACACCAGCATCGATTTATGCTGCGCCAAAGAGATCTATTACAGAAATGGAAAGCAAAATGGAAAACAATGCTGTGCTAATGGTACCAGTGCTTACAACCCAACTATGGAAACTTGTTGCCCGAATAATCGAATCACCAATATTCCAGAGCAATACGGACG GTGCTGTGGAATGGCAGGTTACGACAGTAGAACACATACATGCAAAGATGGTGAGATTGTTGAAGATGAATGTGCTGCAATGGGGAAGCATTTGCAGCCTAAAG ATTGCACACTTTCCGAACAGAAAATACATATCCTCAATCaaaagtttcacaaaaatGGCTTGTACG TATACATTGCCACGGTTACTGGTCAACCAACAGAAACAGGTCTTGGTAAGAGGCAAGTTCGAAGATGGAAGTTAGACGATGTGGaacaatttacaaacaaacgCAAGAAGATGACGTTGGTGCCACCTAAAGGCAAAAAGTTTTCACTGACCGCCAAGAAATGTCAATGTCCATACGAACTAGTACCAGGCGAGAgatacattttttggagtgaaaaaaAGTTCAAAGGAAGAAAAGGGCTGATCCTTAACGCGATGCAAACTGGATATAAAAAGTCATTTGACGCCGTGATGCCGTTATCTCAAGCAGAACATTTAGGCCGAATTTTCGAAATATTCTTTAGCGcataa
- the LOC143462353 gene encoding uncharacterized protein LOC143462353 isoform X2, with amino-acid sequence MVVTTYLVGTILILSLGFSLAGPATIILPECKGLYCTFSNGTNFICELQGLQCCWNQEQNVHAVVPYSSGHRCCPGIAERYNVLTHICLSGEIVEKNGPNESVCAFTQRYDTNTEECCLKNFTDGQVHLKCVIYNVTKQACCKSGDGDGDYTLHNNFNACCLNVPYNSAVQYCGDYGVQEKDQTEIRQCNGRAYDPIRELCCSDVLANIGTHLCHWPTGTLVLKSSLHHDKLCRTRHGLQSYRSETGSGEIQVCIDGVGLVILAQGEDICYDAPNHKFNTSIDLCCAKEIYYRNGKQNGKQCCANGTSAYNPTMETCCPNNRITNIPEQYGRCCGMAGYDSRTHTCKDGEIVEDECAAMGKHLQPKDCTLSEQKIHILNQKFHKNGLYVYIATVTGQPTETGLGKRQVRRWKLDDVEQFTNKRKKMTLVPPKGKKFSLTAKKCQCPYELVPGERYIFWSEKKFKGRKGLILNAMQTGYKKSFDAVMPLSQAEHLGRIFEIFFSA; translated from the exons ATGGTTGTCACAACTTATCTTGTTGGAACAATTCTTATTCTGAGTCTAG GTTTTTCCTTAGCTGGGCCAGCGACCATTATACTACCGGAATGTAAAGGATTATATTGCACATTCAGCAACGGCACAAATTTTATCTGTGAATTACAAGGATTGCAATGCTGTTGGAACCAGGAACAAAATGTCCACGCAGTTGTCCCATATTCCAGCGGTCATAGATGTTGTCCCG GAATTGCGGAAAGGTATAATGTGCTCACCCATATTTGTTTAAGTGGAGAAATTGTAGAAAAAAATGGCCCGAATGAGAGTGTTTGTGCTTTTACTCAACGTTATGATACAAACACAGAAGaatgttgtttgaaaaactttaCAGATGGACAGGTTCACTTAAAAT GTGTCATCTACAACGTGACAAAGCAAGCCTGCTGTAAATCCGGTGACGGTGACGGTGACTACACTTTGCACAACAATTTCAACGCTTGTTGCTTGAACGTTCCTTATAACAGTGCAGTTCAGTACTGTGGTGATTATGGTGTACAGGAAAAAG ATCAAACTGAAATAAGGCAATGCAACGGAAGAGCCTATGATCCAATCAGAGAGTTATGCTGCAGCGATGTATTGGCAAACATCGGTACCCACCTTTGCCATTGGCCTACCGGTACTTTGGTGCTTAAATCAAGTCTTCATCACGACAAACTGTGCCGTACTCGCCATGGACTGCAGTCCTACCGCTCTGAAACTGGAAGCGGAGAGATCCAG GTTTGTATTGATGGAGTAGGGCTGGTGATACTAGCACAAGGTGAAGACATCTGCTACGACGCACCAAACCATAAGTTCAACACCAGCATCGATTTATGCTGCGCCAAAGAGATCTATTACAGAAATGGAAAGCAAAATGGAAAACAATGCTGTGCTAATGGTACCAGTGCTTACAACCCAACTATGGAAACTTGTTGCCCGAATAATCGAATCACCAATATTCCAGAGCAATACGGACG GTGCTGTGGAATGGCAGGTTACGACAGTAGAACACATACATGCAAAGATGGTGAGATTGTTGAAGATGAATGTGCTGCAATGGGGAAGCATTTGCAGCCTAAAG ATTGCACACTTTCCGAACAGAAAATACATATCCTCAATCaaaagtttcacaaaaatGGCTTGTACG TATACATTGCCACGGTTACTGGTCAACCAACAGAAACAGGTCTTGGTAAGAGGCAAGTTCGAAGATGGAAGTTAGACGATGTGGaacaatttacaaacaaacgCAAGAAGATGACGTTGGTGCCACCTAAAGGCAAAAAGTTTTCACTGACCGCCAAGAAATGTCAATGTCCATACGAACTAGTACCAGGCGAGAgatacattttttggagtgaaaaaaAGTTCAAAGGAAGAAAAGGGCTGATCCTTAACGCGATGCAAACTGGATATAAAAAGTCATTTGACGCCGTGATGCCGTTATCTCAAGCAGAACATTTAGGCCGAATTTTCGAAATATTCTTTAGCGcataa